The Oreochromis aureus strain Israel breed Guangdong linkage group 7, ZZ_aureus, whole genome shotgun sequence region ACAAGTCTAACAACACTTACTGCAAAAGTTAGGTTGCCTTATCATCAGCCATCATCATCCAACTAACCCCTTAgcatccattaaaaaaaaaaaaaaaaaaaaaaaaaaaaaaaaaagtaagtgtgttgggttttttctggGTCCATTTCAGATCGGGTCCCACATCCATTAAAGCCCCTTAACGATCCAGATGAGGAGCTGTAACTAACTTCTTAAAACATACTTCTGTCAATCACACTGTACTCTTcatgtttttatattgtttagAGTATTTTAAAGTTTATTGGGGAACTGTATTTGCTGGCCCGGTCTATCGCCTTCTGTCAGCGTGTAAAAATATGTAAAGTGgaagtttaacaaaaaaaaaaaaatggctcaATGGAACAATTCATCAGGTGAATTGTTTATTGTGAAACATCAACCGCATTACAGCACACAGTTTAAATACTGCAACAGCATAAATATTTTGGCAATTTTGGCAACAATACGTTAGCTAAAATATggttttaaatagtttttttatatgaataaatacaaaataactcagttttgtttgatttaaagtgCCTGAATATGAAGATATGAGGTTACgtcatttattaaataaatactgtTACAAAAAGTGCAACAACCTTAGCTCTCATTTAGGCCTGAACCATGCTAACATCAGTCCATGTTCGTTCTGTgctttgtgttaaaatgtaacttaaaaaaacaaaataaaaacaaacaaaaccacaaagCTGCAATGGATAAAAATCTTGATTAATATTTTAAGGTTTAAGATGGCTGCCATCTGCAActcacagcacaaaacacattaAGAGTTTTGAGGTGATAAATACAAGCACAATACGCCAGTTTTTCCATAAAAATactttgtaatttttaaagCATGGCATTGATTTTAGCAATGACCTGACTATTGATGGTTAAAAACATCATGATGTTGGCAGTGTTTAAAAATGGACAGAATGGCAGCCATCTTTGCTGTGGTTAGTCATCAGTAAAGACAGTGATGTTAGTCTCTCACAGCTCAGTGTCTCCCAGTCGGTCCATGTTCTGGACGTATGTCGGCAGCTTGTGGTGGATCATCTCATCTCTGTCCCTCTGATCCCGGCTCTCCGTCTGCAGGGCGAACAGCTGGCGAAGATACAGCAGACTGGTCAGACGTAACGTCTACCCTGACTACAGCTCAGCATGGAACAcatcacattttaaaactttatttcatgAAAAAACTTTTACACTTAGTCTATGTTTTTAAGTACTACTGTCCAACTTTTTGTTAGTTCAAAAATGGAATaaaccaatcacatggcagcgaCTCAGTGCAATtaagcatgtagacatggtcaaaacGACCGGCAGAAGTTCAAACAAAGCATCAGAATCAGGAACAAATGGGATTTAACTGACTCTGAATGTGGCGTGGTTGGTGGGCATGGTTCATCTACTgcgattttcccacacaacctctatctctagggtttacagagaatgggaTGAAGAGTAGAAAATATCCTGCAAGTGGCAGTTTTCTCAATGAAAATGTCTTGCTGAGGTCAGTGCCTCAGCTACTTGTACTGGGCTACAGCTGCAAAACACTGCACTGGGTTTtgctcctgtcagctaagaaaagGAAACCGAGGCTGtaattcacacaggctcaccaaaactacacaacagaagatttgaaaaatgtcatctggtctgatgagtctcgatttcAGCTGAGATATTTGGACGGCAGCATCAGACTTTGGCgtgaacaacatgaaagcatggatccatcttgTCTTGGTTCAAGCTCATGCTAGGTGGTgaaatggtgtgggggatattttctagGCACACTTTTGGCCCTTTAGTACCAACTAAATGCTAAAGCCTACCTGAGCATTGCTGTCAACCATTTCCGCAACCACAATGTAATATTTTACAATGGATGTTTCTGGGACAATTTGATATGTTCCAAagttcaaatcatctcaaactgatttctttgacaggacaatgagttcactgtactcaaatggcctccacaatcACTTGATATCCACCTAACAGAGGACATTTGTCAAATATTCCATCAAGAATTTAAGTgattctgaaggcaaaagggggtTCAATGGAGTAGGaccaaggtgtacctaataaagtggcacgGAGTGGTGGCCAAATCATGGGATTAATACAATGAGAATTAATaggatttgatttgattttaagaAGTAAACAGAACTTTTGGAAACCCATTGAAATTAACTTTTAAGCTAAATAATGAGACTTAATTTCCATGATGGGTGATTTAAAGTAAACGACGGGATCAGTTGTAGAATTTTTGAATAAATCTACATTTACATTATTCATGCAAAattgatttaatttaaaatgaaaggCTCTCTCTCACCAGCTGACGGAGCTGTTCGTTCTCCTCCACCAGGCAGGTCATCTTCTGGACTTCAGCATCGAAGCTCAGGAGGACAGGCTGAGGTGGGAAACAAGTTAAGGACTGAAAACTGAATTTCAGCAGATCAGTGCGGCCGCCTCTAAACTGTCAGAGCATGTTGAATATTAAGGCTGGTCGTGTGTTTCAAACTCAAGGATATGCATACACTGGAAGAGGACCGACAGGAAGTTATGCAGTGAAACCAGGAAGGTGTCAGACCACTGGCGGGAGAAGTACTGACAGAAGGCGGGGTTCTGCTCAGGGGAGGAGATAAATGGCAGGATGAACCAATCACGCCACTCAGCCTGACCCTGCAGCTCTGACGCCTGCTTCTGGAAAAACTCCTGAGTCTTCTCCAGGTTTCCTTTCTGGAAGGACGagatagatttttaaatctttgttttAGAAACACGCAGCAGGATGTCTGATTTCTCCACGAGGTGATACCTGCACGGTGTTGATGATGTAGTATCTGTACAGGCTGATCCTCAGCTTGTTGACGGTGGATCTGTAAACATCTTCGAGTCTGCTGAACAGACGTTTATCCAGGTAGAGCCAGTACTCCTTCAGACCAGCCAGGTCAAAGCTCTGGACAAACTGCTGCAGCTGATCGATGATTTTATCCACCTGCACAgcacaaaaataatgaaaagttATTCAGTGTCCTTTTTCtgctgaaaaaagaaacttCTTCAAAAACCTGAAATAGCAGCTTTTTTTGTTAACCCTTCACACCATTGCTAGCTCCTTTCTCCAACTTCCAGATGATATGACTATTTTACTGTGAGGCTGTGAGGAAACAGAAATACATCCAACAACGTTTCTGCCAGCCATACCCTGAAGCCTTTCTCCTTGTCGGCTTTTATGTCGTTGTCCAGATGTTTCAGAGTGTTGGTGAAGCCACGGTAGATCAGATACTCCCTCACATGCTCATCTGTCCTTTCCACCGCAGTGCCCATGGTGACCTCTGACCCTACAGGGAACAAGTCAGCATTTATTATGATTATTCAGTTTGTGTCTACTGTAGTCATTTGGTTCTTTGAAAGTATAAAGACAGAGACATTTAACTTCAGGTTTTAAGATTATTTCTTACATACACATTTATACAAGTATAATATCCAGCAAAATGCTTAAGCAGGACTCTGGCTGTACACAAATAAAGAAGAAGACATAAACATAAGAATTCcaatcaactttttttttttaatattagctGACAGACATTTAAACCATTGATTTCACTGGGTAGCTGAGTAATGTGTGGGTAGTTGGTGGTGTGGACTTAAGCTGCAGTCTCATTTAGCAGTCTGATGGCATGAAGATCAAAGCTTCTCCATATTGTTTCTGTGCTGGCAGCacataaacagcacacagtagTGTCTCCCCAATGGCAGTCAGCTGTTAGGGTGGCTGGAAGAATCTCCTGCGATCCTCTCGGCTCTAGATCTGCATCATCTGATGTACACATCCTCTTCTCTCCGCTGAATCAACTACTCTCCTGATGGATAAGTGGTCATGCCCAGGGAATGATGCACCCTTCTCAGAAGTGCAGAGATTCCTGAGCGTCCTGAGCAGGAGTTTGAAGTCTTTTAATCGTCTGAGGTTGTAGAAGCCTTGATGAGGAGGGGGCTATTCTGTTAATCTATAAATAGCAGTGTAGCCCCTTTCCTAGTATCCAAGTGggcaagaatttttttttctgatacaTTAGTTTACAACTTCTGCTAATACGGAGTTTACTAAATGTGCAGATACATTTTCTTCAGAATAAAAATCTATAAACATCACTGCATGAAAATGTTTAGAAATAAGGTAGATGAAGAAAGGACagaattttctctttttcactgcTACTCAGTATAAAGTTCCTACACATTTTAGTAGATTAAGTGGACCTATTTTCCTTATTTCTAGTCATCTCAGCCACAGAACTTCTGTTTACAgaagacagccaatcagaagaacgGTGGCTTAAAGTAGGAGGAGCTAAAGCAGGTCGGTTGAGACAAGTGACATGAAACAGTAgacagtaaaattaaaaaaggattattttgagcTGTGAAACAGGCAGAGCTACTTGAGTAAGTGTATTTAGTTACTTTATGTCAGCGATTATTTAACAGACTTCAAAACACTGACATCACATTATTAACATGACAATCTAACCCACTTAATCTCGTTCAGAGTTACCATGTTAATGAGGCCAATTTTAAGAGGTAATATTGCTCAGGTTCTTTTCAAAGTTTAGTAGCGTTCACTCCATTAGCAATAATTCCCCTAAAACACTTCCTCTTCATGCACTGACCGCTAACTTAAAACAACATTAGATCACCGTTATGCATCCACAGCGGGACGTTGAtagttataaagaaaaaaaggaaagtgtaCTTCAGATCCTTAAAAGTCTGAAGCAGAATATAAAGTATCATTTTTGtaaattttactgttttatttgcatttcttcCACCGCTTTTTGTTGCTAAAAACACTTTGGCCAGACTCCATTTGAAAATCTCTTTAATCGGTACACACGGCAAATGTAAGGTTAAACTCAGATTCACAATCCATCCCAGCAAACATCAAACGATGTAAACATTGACTGATTTCAGAAAATGTATTATTGTAAATCTGAAGACACAGGAACTGCAGTTAGCTTCATTTTAGCATCAAGTGTGCCACCAGAACAATCGACTGGAACACGTTACTATCACTATTTCACAAAATCTCTCACATTAAACTGGCCAAATGCAGGCCAAATTAACATTCCttatgctataacataataaATCATAAAATCACGTCTTAACATTTACGTACCTCGGAGGATAATCcagattattttaaatgaagcaAATTTTAGGCGAAGTTTGGCTTGGTctttttctttggtttcagcACCATGAAAGTGAAccgtcaccacccagaaacagAATTGCGCTTTTCTAGATCCATGAATCTTCAGAGCACAGAGCTGCTCTCCCGTCTTATTGTGAAAATTAAATGTTTACAACAACAAAGAGAAAGCAAACTCTCTTCCTGCTCTATTTTTCCTCCTGACAGTCATGTGATGAGCTAACGTATAACGCAGCCGCACACTGCGCGACCTGCGCGCCCTCTGTCGGTCAGTACGTCTCAATATACCTGTGCCGGGATATAGCACCTGTTGCCTGCAAAAATGTAACAGAGTGtagcatttttgtgtgtgtgtgttcctctcTGAATGTTACCCCTGTTgtctgacccagtgtttttttaatagttaaaaATGAACTAGCATTGGTGTACGTGCTGGAGTAAAAAGACATCTGTTAAAAGTATTAAAagcaactgaaaaataaaatcacagttaTTTCGtcttgtatatatatgtgtcttTAATTTCCGAAAATCTTTATAACCTCTGTAAGTtaaatttttttcctcttaaatgTCCAACATTATGATGAGAGAGTAATATTATGATGATAGAGTAATATTTGTATAATCAATATTttacaatattaaaaatatacatatatatatacacacacacacatatatatatatatatatatatatatatatatatatatatatatatatatatatatatatatatgtatgtgtgtgtgtgtgtgtgtatatatatatatgtagagcgagagagagagagagagagagagagagagagaacacttgaaggaaaaagagaaaataaaaaacgaAAACACgaaaacaaataattaaaaacaattaaaatgtaaaatatgtatGCATTTTAATAACCACAAAACCTATTAAACAAACGTATACGCGGGGGGGTCACGTCGTTACCGTGGTAACACGTTAAGCAACGCAGAGCTAATACCATAGCAACGCGTAAACAATAAGCTCCGAGGCGAAGGGGAGAAAATGTCAGACAGAAGACGAGAAGAagcggaggaagaggaggagaggagcagTGCTGAGGAGgacgaagaggaggagaagtCTGAGGAGGCTCTCTCCTCCTCAGCAGCTCCCAAAAGAAATTCTGAACCGCCACAAGCGCAAACTCTGTCTAACATCCCCGAGGCGGTGGACGACTTCCTGAGGAACTTCTTGCGCAGAGCCGGCCTGACGCGGACTCTGAGCCGCTTTGAGGGGGAGTGGTACGGCTCGGCGCTCAGGCGCCTCACAGACACCCTGAAGACCGTCGCCACGGCGGCCCCGGGGGTCTACTTCATCCCCGATGCTCTCACACACCGACACCTCCTCCAGAGCGAGCTGGAGGCGGTGCGCGCAGAGACGGAGCTGCTCAAGGAGGAGGTGCTGAGTGCAGGAGCGAGCCTGGTGAGGATACAGAGGGAGCGGGACTTTCACCGGCTGCAGCATCAGCGAGTCTCCGAGGACAAAAGGAGGCTTACAGAGGACTTCAAACACCTGAAGAAACATCTAGAGTCGTACGAGCCCGTGCTCAGGCAGATGGAGGAGAAATACCAAACAGCTGTCAGGCAGAAGATGCTCCTCAGCTTCCACAGAGAGAGACTGcaaagcagcacaggccctACACCAGCGCAGgtgaaggaggagaggaggaaggagaaaCCACCAGCAAAGACCACTGCACACCTGAAGGACTCAGAGTTCCCCCCCTGCAGTGGGCTCCCAAGGGCTTACCTGGAACAAATGAACTCTCACACAGGGAAAAGCTTAGCATCTTTCAGCCTCACATGCTCTATAAGAGCGCAccagcagccaatcagctgCATCGACCTGCATCCAAGAAAACTGATCCTTGTCTCAGCCAGTGACGACAGCACCTGGAGGTTGTGGGTT contains the following coding sequences:
- the LOC116334138 gene encoding sperm-associated antigen 16 protein isoform X2; its protein translation is MSDRRREEAEEEEERSSAEEDEEEEKSEEALSSSAAPKRNSEPPQAQTLSNIPEAVDDFLRNFLRRAGLTRTLSRFEGEWYGSALRRLTDTLKTVATAAPGVYFIPDALTHRHLLQSELEAVRAETELLKEEVLSAGASLVRIQRERDFHRLQHQRVSEDKRRLTEDFKHLKKHLESYEPVLRQMEEKYQTAVRQKMLLSFHRERLQSSTGPTPAQVKEERRKEKPPAKTTAHLKDSEFPPCSGLPRAYLEQMNSHTGKSLASFSLTCSIRAHQQPISCIDLHPRKLILVSASDDSTWRLWVLPEDREKVRLWDFSRGCCVLMLSGHAQPTWACSFHSCGHFLASCSADRTAKLWDLNSQRCRLTLRRHTASVNSVCFLPSSNLLLTCSADKTLALWDARVGVCTTTFLGHCHPCNHAAFSSATSMVASCDSSGIINTWDTRKPTSPMAAADTGPLSANQVAFNHSGKMLAVASSDGLVKLVEVDSGSVSSLEGHRDSVQSVTFDHKGETVISAGSDGRVNIWS
- the LOC116334138 gene encoding sperm-associated antigen 16 protein isoform X1, with amino-acid sequence MSDRRREEAEEEEERSSAEEDEEEEKSEEALSSSAAPKRNSEPPQAQTLSNIPEAVDDFLRNFLRRAGLTRTLSRFEGEWYGSALRRLTDTLKTVATAAPGVYFIPDALTHRHLLQSELEAVRAETELLKEEVLSAGASLVRIQRERDFHRLQHQRVSEDKRRLTEDFKHLKKHLESYEPVLRQMEEKYQTAVRQKMLLSFHRERLQSSTGPTPAQVKEERRKEKPPAKTTAHLKDSEFPPCSGLPRAYLEQMNSHTGKSLASFSLTCSIRAHQQPISCIDLHPRKLILVSASDDSTWRLWVLPEDREKVGEMLLSGEGHSDWLSGCSFHPDGSKLATTSGDTTVRLWDFSRGCCVLMLSGHAQPTWACSFHSCGHFLASCSADRTAKLWDLNSQRCRLTLRRHTASVNSVCFLPSSNLLLTCSADKTLALWDARVGVCTTTFLGHCHPCNHAAFSSATSMVASCDSSGIINTWDTRKPTSPMAAADTGPLSANQVAFNHSGKMLAVASSDGLVKLVEVDSGSVSSLEGHRDSVQSVTFDHKGETVISAGSDGRVNIWS